The sequence below is a genomic window from Vidua macroura isolate BioBank_ID:100142 chromosome 10, ASM2450914v1, whole genome shotgun sequence.
GGAGCCAGATCCGCTCTGGCAGGGTCAACACGAAATTGCTAAACTGAAGTCAGTAATCATCAAATTTCACATTCTAACAATGTGGTTTGTTCCCAAAAAATGGTTACTagattttttcagatttttttccctagtttCAGATTAAAAGTACTCCCTTGGTCTAGCAATGAAAAAATGAGATTCTTTTTGTTAACTTTTATAATAGCTCTAGGTAAGATTTTGTTAAGACTTTTTTTATAGTGTCCTCTAACAGCCTAGCTTACAATGGggataaatacattttttaaattatggttTGCATGGCAAATGAAGCCAATTTCATATTTCCAGAGTGGTCTctgtttactttaaaaaagcaaataatcttCAAAACATGCTTATGTAAAAGATCAACCTCCCACCACTTCAGCCTGCGCTGcaccttttttcctcttgtacacccttttgctttctctgttccACAGAAGGTTCCCAGCAAAATGATTTATGAGAAATGATAGAATTGTATATTTTGCCTCATTTATGTTAAGCCAAATGCTGACTTCATTTTCAGTATCATGGTTCCTGGCCCTACAAAAGCAAGGTGCTCTGGAGGGGATCTTGAGTAATTTGTCCTGCAGAAGTGTTACAGGCCTAACTGAAAGGACAGCTACACCTAGGGTGACTCAGCccaaaaaaattgtaaaaattgGATATGCACACAAAGTAAAGGAAGAATTTAAACCGTTTTTGAAGAACCAAGATAAATATCATATTTGACAAATATGTCAGAAAACAATAATATGAGTTAACAATGAAGGTGCTTTCAAACAGTCTCTGGATTTCAAAACCAAGTAAATTAACCCCTTACTCAATAGATTCCTCAGTACATTTGTGTGTGTTAAACTGCACCAGTAATCACGCTTGTGAAGTAGTGTCAGACACCCTGGTTTAACAGATTTGAAAAATCAACTTTTATGTACATCTGTAACTGCGTCGTAGAAAAAACCCGAACAAAAACCCCTTAACAAAACCCACCCCATGAAGAGCAGCCCCACGCATGCAGCACTGGGTTCAGCTCGGCTCTAAGTCACTGCTTGCGGGATTTGCCCGCAGACGAGCACCAGCCCTCATGACGAAGACGGCACTGCACGGGTCAGCGAGCAGCCGGCGGGGCCCAGGCCCTGCAGGCAGCGCGGCCCGGCCGGGCAGGGGGGCACTCGCTGCCCGACGGGGCCGCGTGTGGCCCCTGCAGCGCGGCGGCCCGGCCCCCGCGGggccctcctcctcttctcctcctcctcctcctcctcctcctccgggAAGGCGCGGAGGAGGAAGCGGAGGCGGGAGGGATCAGCCCCCCCTTCTGCCGGAAACCGCGTCTCTGCCCTGCGCCCGCCGTGCCCAGGGCGGCGGGCACGGCCCCAGGCCCGGCGCaggccccgcgccccgccggcccggccggcgcttACCCATAACCTGCACCCGGCAAATGGCGCAGGTGTCGCACTCCACGTCCCAGCTCCACATGGCCACCGCGTTCCACTTCTTCAGCGAGAACATCTTGTCGGGGCCGCCCGCCTTGGAGCCCGCGGAGCCCGGCAGCGAGTGGGGGGCGCCGGGCTCGTCCCCGTCCTCCACATCGGCCATGGCGGAGGGGCGGGGACGCGGCGGCCGCGCGGGCGGCAGCGCCACCctccggcggcggcggcggcggcagcgcagCCCCGCCCGCGGCGCGGGCAGCGGGacgggcccggcggcggcgcgggaAGAGCCCGCGGGGCGAGGAGCCCCTGCTCGGAGAGCAGAGCGTTCTCAGAGCCTTCAAGCACTTCTGGTGTTTCAGCAGGACACCTAGCAGGGGCCAAGTTGGCGTTGCTCATGAGGGATGTTCTCGTACGCAGAGTGCAAGTGAATCAGTCACAACTTCACCAGTGGTTTGGGCTGCCCTGAGTACGGGGAGACAACCCAGTCTTCGAACCCGACACATTTCCTACGACTGCTGTGAAACACTTCAGCAGTGGCGTGCACCTTGACCACCTTGgtaataaagcaaaaaataaaaattatattaaagatTCTGTGTTTGCACATTACTCAACTATCAATTCAGAAGCACCTTGAGCACTACTAAAGAGCATGGTAATAAGGTCTTTTAGCTTGGCTGATTCACACTTCTCTCGATCCACACTGTTCAATTCCCTTCGCCAGCTCCACTCCTTTAACTCATCATTGTATTCTGtccattttaaaaaaccatTATGGCACTTCTGAATTTGAATTACTGGGACTAGATGTAATccagaaagtttaaaatattttaaaaaattaagtacatttaatttctgctaCGTAAAATGTCAACTACCTCTAaatagagattaaaaaaaaaattctgttggagttttggggtttttagatTTATACAATTTGCCTTGTATCCCTGACTGATGCAATTCTTCTTCAGTTCTAAGAGGAAACTATGTCAGAGATTATAATTGTGTTTGAGTGCTATCAAACCACCACACGTGCTGTACACGATGCAAAGTCAAATATAAACTCCACTTACATTACCTGTGAAAGTAGAGCAAATATGACACAGGCACCTTTGACTCTGTCCATACTGCCTTAGAGAAATAAGTGATAGCTTCCCacctaaaaattattttcttgctattttaTCAGGTAAAGAGCTGTGTAAGAAAAATCCCAAGCCATTTT
It includes:
- the RNF7 gene encoding RING-box protein 2 isoform X1; translated protein: MADVEDGDEPGAPHSLPGSAGSKAGGPDKMFSLKKWNAVAMWSWDVECDTCAICRVQVMDACLRCQAENKQEDCVVVWGECNHSFHNCCMSLWVKQNNRCPLCQQDWVVQRIGK
- the RNF7 gene encoding RING-box protein 2 isoform X2; the protein is MADVEDGDEPGAPHSLPGSAGSKAGGPDKMFSLKKWNAVAMWSWDVECDTCAICRVQMPVLDVKLKTNKKIVLWFGENAIIPSTIAACPCG